A stretch of the Haloplanus aerogenes genome encodes the following:
- the corA gene encoding magnesium/cobalt transporter CorA: MTIRTLVYDGDRVETRDDTDAESLRDARTATGTTWIRASDVTDEELDRLSAAFGLHTLEIEDVRGNVSPKVELFPEHTFVLVKTARLRGGETTFEEEIRDQPVGLFFGHDWIVTVAIEETGAVDTVWERVRREEPRLLQRDADFTAYRVLDAIVDEYFAILDEIGRDIEAVEDRIIDDPDTETLEILNSLRRELLSIRRIVWPTRDAVSVLARGDADHVQESTEKYYRDVYDHLVQHVELVETYRDLASGARDIYLNTLSQSTNEVMKRLTVVATIILPLTFVVGVYGMNFGGGPYNMPELGWRFGYPAVLVGMALTAAAMLQYFRSEGWL, encoded by the coding sequence GTGACCATCCGCACGCTCGTCTACGACGGCGACCGGGTCGAAACCCGCGACGACACCGACGCCGAGTCGCTCCGCGACGCCCGCACCGCGACCGGCACGACGTGGATCCGCGCCTCCGACGTGACCGACGAGGAACTCGACCGCCTGAGCGCCGCGTTCGGCCTCCACACCCTCGAAATAGAGGACGTGCGCGGCAACGTGAGCCCGAAGGTCGAACTGTTCCCGGAGCATACGTTCGTTCTCGTCAAAACGGCACGCCTGCGCGGCGGCGAGACGACGTTCGAGGAGGAGATACGCGACCAGCCCGTCGGCCTGTTTTTCGGCCACGACTGGATCGTCACGGTCGCTATCGAGGAGACGGGGGCTGTCGACACGGTCTGGGAGCGCGTCCGCCGCGAGGAGCCACGGCTCCTCCAGCGCGATGCCGACTTCACTGCCTACCGCGTTCTCGACGCCATCGTCGACGAGTACTTCGCCATCCTCGACGAGATCGGGCGCGACATCGAGGCCGTCGAGGACCGGATCATCGACGACCCCGACACGGAGACCTTGGAGATCCTCAACAGCCTCCGCCGGGAACTGCTCTCCATCCGGCGGATCGTCTGGCCCACTCGCGACGCCGTGAGCGTCCTCGCTCGCGGCGACGCCGACCACGTGCAGGAGTCGACGGAGAAGTACTACCGCGACGTGTACGATCACCTCGTCCAGCACGTCGAACTCGTGGAGACGTACCGCGATCTGGCGAGTGGCGCCCGCGACATCTACCTCAACACGCTCTCGCAGTCGACCAACGAGGTGATGAAACGTCTGACCGTCGTCGCGACGATCATCCTGCCGCTCACGTTCGTCGTCGGCGTCTACGGCATGAACTTCGGAGGCGGACCGTACAACATGCCCGAACTCGGGTGGCGCTTCGGCTACCCGGCCGTCCTCGTCGGGATGGCGCTCACGGCGGCGGCCATGCTCCAGTACTTCCGTTCGGAAGGGTGGCTCTAG
- a CDS encoding proteasome assembly chaperone family protein, which yields MSPNPSADPSFHISDHTAPSATVVAGFSAFGLAGLTAVDYLVEHLDLEETGHLTADALPSITPFESGRPRHHSRFFSRPDLDLTVFVNELFLPAPVADSFAEALLSWTDEHGVSEFVVLSGIPYAHGPDEHDTFYVASDDYRDRRLVDTDVRPMGRGFLDGVNGALMYRGIESNLRTGVFITPVHAQAPDVSAAIRLIETFDRVYDLGIDAGPLEEFAQTVEQYYQDLAARLETIEERQTPEDRMYM from the coding sequence ATGTCACCCAATCCATCAGCCGACCCGTCCTTCCACATCTCCGACCACACTGCCCCGTCCGCGACGGTCGTCGCGGGCTTCTCGGCGTTCGGCCTCGCCGGCCTCACCGCCGTCGACTACCTCGTCGAACATCTCGATCTGGAGGAGACGGGCCACCTCACCGCCGACGCACTCCCCTCCATCACGCCGTTCGAGTCCGGGCGGCCGCGGCACCACTCGCGATTCTTCTCCCGGCCGGACCTCGATCTGACCGTCTTCGTCAACGAACTCTTCCTGCCGGCGCCCGTCGCCGATTCCTTCGCCGAGGCGCTCCTCTCCTGGACCGACGAACACGGGGTCTCGGAGTTCGTGGTACTCTCCGGCATCCCCTACGCACACGGTCCCGACGAACACGACACGTTCTACGTCGCCTCCGACGATTACCGCGACCGCCGACTCGTCGACACCGACGTGCGGCCGATGGGCCGCGGCTTTCTCGACGGCGTCAACGGCGCGCTCATGTATCGGGGTATCGAGTCCAACCTCCGGACCGGCGTGTTCATCACCCCCGTCCACGCACAGGCCCCCGACGTGTCGGCGGCGATCCGCCTCATCGAGACCTTCGACCGGGTGTACGACCTCGGCATCGACGCCGGACCGCTGGAGGAGTTCGCCCAGACGGTCGAACAGTACTACCAGGACCTCGCCGCCCGACTCGAAACGATCGAGGAGCGCCAGACTCCCGAGGATCGGATGTACATGTAG
- the purM gene encoding phosphoribosylformylglycinamidine cyclo-ligase → MNDGDADAEEELTYAAAGVDIEESEAATAALVGAVGESAGDYAGLLDIGDRYLGLATDGVGTKLLVAEALADYSTVGIDCIAMNANDLVAAGVRPIAFVDYLAVDEPDERFAEQIGEGLSEGAERAGIELVGGETAVMPEVIRGLDLAGTCAGLAAKDALFPGSAEAGDALVGVPSSGIHSNGLTLARTAVTREGEYTDPCPFGDYDTLGEALLEPTRIYTDLLDPMREHGVHAAAHVTGGGWTNLERLGDYRYVVDDAFDPQPVFDFVQEAGNVSDEEMHRTFNMGTGFVAALPPSDAESLADAVDGRVIGHVEDGEGVAIRSLDL, encoded by the coding sequence ATGAACGATGGGGACGCGGATGCAGAGGAGGAACTGACGTACGCGGCGGCGGGCGTCGATATCGAGGAGAGCGAGGCGGCGACGGCGGCGCTCGTCGGCGCCGTCGGCGAGAGCGCAGGCGACTACGCCGGCCTCCTCGACATCGGTGATCGCTATCTGGGACTCGCCACCGACGGCGTCGGAACGAAACTCCTCGTCGCCGAGGCACTCGCCGACTACTCGACGGTCGGCATCGACTGCATCGCCATGAACGCCAATGATCTCGTCGCAGCGGGCGTCCGCCCCATCGCCTTCGTCGACTACCTCGCGGTCGACGAACCGGACGAACGCTTCGCCGAACAGATCGGTGAAGGACTGTCCGAGGGGGCCGAGCGCGCCGGGATCGAACTCGTCGGCGGCGAGACGGCCGTGATGCCCGAAGTCATCCGGGGGCTGGACCTCGCAGGCACCTGCGCCGGTCTCGCGGCGAAAGACGCGCTGTTCCCGGGGAGCGCCGAAGCCGGCGATGCGCTCGTGGGCGTGCCTTCGTCGGGCATCCACTCGAACGGCCTGACGCTGGCCCGGACAGCGGTCACGCGCGAGGGCGAGTACACCGACCCCTGTCCGTTCGGCGACTACGACACCCTCGGCGAGGCGCTGCTCGAACCGACGCGGATCTACACGGACCTCCTCGATCCGATGCGGGAACACGGCGTTCACGCCGCGGCTCACGTCACGGGCGGCGGATGGACGAACCTCGAACGGCTGGGCGACTACCGCTACGTGGTCGACGACGCGTTCGACCCGCAACCGGTGTTCGACTTCGTGCAGGAGGCCGGCAACGTCTCCGACGAGGAGATGCACCGCACGTTCAACATGGGAACGGGCTTCGTCGCGGCGCTTCCCCCGTCGGACGCCGAGTCGCTGGCCGACGCGGTCGACGGGCGAGTGATCGGCCACGTCGAAGACGGGGAAGGCGTCGCCATCCGGAGTCTGGATCTGTAA
- a CDS encoding CDC48 family AAA ATPase → MNEVQLEVAKAYPNDSGRGIARLDPDTLLHLKLSPGDIIEIEGADRTAAKVWRADRQDWNTDTVRIDGFTRQNADVGIGERVTIRKAEATKAEKLVLAPPEEASVQFGSDAAGMVKRQILKRPVVERDIVPVMSSTNHPFMRSPGQAIPLIAVETEPDGVCLVTEDTEVELREEPISGFEKTGGGITYEDIGGLQNEIQRVREMVELPMKHPQIFKKLGIEPPQGVLLHGPPGTGKTLLAKAVANETSASFFSIAGPEIISKYYGESEQQLREIFEDAKDESPSIIFIDELDSIAPKREDVTGEVERRVVAQLLTMMDGLETRGQVIVIAATNRVDSVDPALRRPGRFDREIEIGVPDEEGRKEILQIHTRGMPLSDDVSLDHLADETHGFVGADIESLTKEAAMKALRRYLPEIDLDEEDIPPSLIDRMIVKRDDFGGALGEVEPSAMREVLVELPKITWDDVGGLEDPKQNVKEAVEWPLSSPEKFDRMGIEPPKGVLLYGPPGTGKTLMAKAVANETNANFISVRGPQLLSKWVGESEKAIRQTFRKARQVAPTVIFFDELDSLAPSRGNEVGNNVSERVVNQLLTELDGLEEMGNVMVIGATNRPDMIDPALIRSGRFDRLVFIGEPEQEGREQILKIHTQNSPLAPDVSLREIAEITDGYVGSDLESIAREAAMVALREDDAAEEVEMRHFRQAMENVRPTITDDIMDYYEQIEEQFKGGGGESFAGRGSGGRIGFQ, encoded by the coding sequence ATGAACGAAGTGCAACTCGAAGTGGCGAAAGCGTACCCGAACGACTCGGGACGCGGCATCGCCCGACTGGACCCCGACACGTTGCTTCACCTGAAGCTGTCGCCAGGTGACATCATCGAAATCGAGGGGGCCGACCGAACGGCGGCGAAGGTGTGGCGTGCCGACCGACAGGACTGGAACACCGACACGGTTCGGATCGACGGGTTCACGCGGCAGAACGCCGACGTGGGCATCGGCGAACGCGTCACTATCCGGAAGGCGGAGGCGACGAAAGCCGAGAAACTCGTCCTCGCGCCGCCGGAGGAGGCGAGCGTCCAGTTCGGCTCCGACGCCGCCGGCATGGTGAAACGCCAGATCCTGAAGCGGCCGGTGGTCGAACGCGACATCGTTCCCGTAATGAGCAGTACGAACCACCCGTTCATGCGGTCGCCGGGGCAGGCCATCCCGCTCATCGCCGTCGAAACCGAACCCGACGGCGTCTGTCTCGTGACGGAGGACACCGAGGTCGAACTTCGTGAGGAGCCGATTTCCGGCTTCGAGAAGACCGGAGGCGGCATCACGTACGAGGATATCGGTGGCCTGCAAAACGAGATCCAGCGGGTCCGGGAGATGGTCGAACTCCCGATGAAGCACCCGCAGATCTTCAAGAAACTGGGAATCGAACCCCCGCAGGGCGTCCTCCTGCACGGCCCGCCGGGGACCGGGAAGACCCTGCTAGCCAAGGCCGTCGCCAACGAGACTTCCGCGAGTTTCTTCTCTATCGCGGGCCCCGAGATCATCTCCAAGTACTACGGCGAGTCCGAACAGCAGTTGCGCGAAATCTTCGAGGACGCCAAAGACGAGTCGCCGTCGATCATCTTCATCGACGAACTCGACTCCATCGCGCCCAAGCGCGAGGACGTGACCGGCGAGGTCGAACGCCGGGTCGTCGCGCAGTTGCTGACGATGATGGACGGCCTCGAAACCCGTGGCCAGGTCATCGTCATCGCGGCCACGAACCGTGTCGACTCCGTCGACCCCGCGCTCCGTCGACCGGGCCGGTTCGACCGCGAGATCGAGATCGGCGTGCCCGACGAGGAGGGTCGCAAAGAGATCCTCCAGATTCACACCCGCGGGATGCCGCTCTCGGACGACGTGAGCCTCGATCACCTCGCGGACGAGACCCACGGCTTCGTCGGCGCCGACATCGAGAGCCTGACGAAGGAGGCGGCGATGAAGGCACTCCGCCGCTACCTCCCCGAAATCGACCTCGACGAGGAGGACATCCCGCCGAGCCTCATCGACCGCATGATCGTCAAGCGCGACGACTTCGGCGGCGCGCTGGGCGAGGTCGAACCCTCCGCGATGCGGGAGGTGCTGGTCGAACTCCCGAAGATCACGTGGGACGACGTGGGTGGGTTGGAAGACCCCAAACAGAACGTGAAGGAGGCGGTCGAGTGGCCGCTCTCCTCTCCCGAGAAGTTCGACCGTATGGGGATCGAACCCCCGAAGGGTGTCCTGCTGTACGGTCCGCCGGGGACGGGCAAGACGCTGATGGCGAAAGCGGTCGCCAACGAGACCAACGCCAACTTCATCAGCGTGCGCGGCCCGCAGTTGCTGTCGAAGTGGGTCGGCGAGTCGGAGAAGGCGATCCGGCAGACCTTCCGGAAGGCCCGGCAGGTGGCGCCGACGGTCATCTTCTTCGACGAACTCGACTCCCTCGCGCCGTCGCGCGGGAACGAGGTGGGCAACAACGTCTCCGAGCGCGTGGTCAATCAGCTTCTGACCGAACTCGACGGGCTGGAGGAGATGGGCAACGTCATGGTCATCGGGGCGACCAACCGCCCCGACATGATCGACCCCGCACTCATCCGTTCGGGCCGGTTCGACCGCCTCGTGTTCATCGGCGAACCCGAACAGGAGGGCCGCGAGCAGATCCTGAAGATTCACACGCAGAACTCGCCGCTCGCACCCGACGTGAGCCTGCGCGAAATCGCCGAGATCACGGACGGCTACGTCGGCTCCGATCTGGAGAGCATCGCCCGGGAGGCGGCGATGGTCGCCCTGCGCGAGGACGACGCGGCCGAAGAAGTCGAGATGCGGCACTTCCGGCAGGCGATGGAGAACGTTCGACCCACCATCACCGACGACATCATGGACTACTACGAACAGATCGAAGAGCAGTTCAAAGGCGGCGGTGGCGAGAGCTTCGCCGGTCGCGGCAGCGGTGGCCGGATCGGCTTCCAGTAG
- a CDS encoding CBS domain-containing protein, whose amino-acid sequence MELPTPQDLRERRTSLDLTQSALAEMAGVSQPLIARIEGGDVDPRLSTLRRIVSALDEAEGGVVRAEDLMNETLVSVAPDDSVADAERRMEEAAFSQLPVLQNGLPVGSISFSDIRRAGENVGQKAVAEIMSEQFPTVSREDSVDKISNLLDYYKAVIVTDGGEAVGIITEADIAAELS is encoded by the coding sequence ATGGAACTACCCACGCCGCAGGATCTGCGGGAGCGGCGAACCTCGCTGGATCTGACCCAGAGCGCGCTCGCGGAGATGGCAGGCGTCTCCCAGCCGTTGATCGCGCGGATCGAAGGCGGGGACGTCGACCCACGGCTCTCGACGCTCCGCCGCATCGTCTCGGCGCTCGACGAGGCGGAAGGCGGTGTCGTGCGCGCGGAGGACCTGATGAACGAGACGCTGGTCAGCGTCGCGCCCGACGATTCCGTGGCCGACGCCGAACGCCGGATGGAGGAAGCGGCGTTCTCGCAACTGCCCGTCCTGCAGAACGGGCTTCCCGTCGGCTCGATCAGTTTCAGCGACATCCGTCGTGCGGGCGAGAACGTCGGCCAGAAAGCCGTCGCCGAAATCATGAGCGAACAGTTTCCGACCGTCTCGCGAGAAGACTCCGTCGACAAGATCAGTAACCTGCTCGACTACTACAAGGCCGTCATCGTCACCGACGGCGGCGAAGCCGTCGGTATCATCACCGAAGCCGACATCGCGGCGGAACTCTCCTGA
- the radB gene encoding DNA repair and recombination protein RadB, with amino-acid sequence MSEPVPTGCPPLDDLLGGGFERGTVTQVYGPPAAGKTNLALSAAVQVAVSGGTAVYIDTEGLSVDRFQQLAAAEADDEGLDAVTSRIVVSEAHDFAEQEEAVRDAADFAPRAELIVLDSATGFYRLERHDDDEGETLRRVGRQVTHLLSLARKHDLAAVVTNQVFTDPEGDRSRALGGHTLDHWTGTVVRLDRFRGGNRRATLEKHRSKPAGETATFRITGEGLAAGEETL; translated from the coding sequence GTGTCCGAGCCAGTACCTACCGGCTGCCCGCCCCTCGACGACCTGCTGGGTGGAGGATTCGAGCGCGGCACCGTCACGCAGGTGTACGGCCCGCCCGCCGCCGGCAAGACGAACCTCGCGCTCTCGGCGGCCGTGCAGGTGGCCGTGAGCGGGGGAACGGCAGTCTACATCGACACGGAAGGGCTCTCGGTGGATCGCTTCCAGCAGCTCGCGGCGGCCGAGGCGGACGACGAGGGCCTCGACGCCGTCACCTCCCGTATTGTCGTCAGCGAAGCCCACGACTTCGCGGAACAGGAGGAGGCGGTGCGCGATGCCGCCGACTTCGCGCCGCGCGCCGAGTTGATCGTCCTCGACAGCGCGACGGGATTCTATCGCCTCGAACGCCACGACGACGACGAGGGCGAGACGTTACGTCGCGTGGGGCGGCAGGTGACGCACCTGCTCTCGCTCGCGCGAAAACACGACCTCGCGGCGGTCGTCACGAATCAGGTGTTCACCGACCCCGAGGGCGACCGGTCGCGAGCGCTCGGCGGCCACACGCTCGATCACTGGACGGGGACGGTGGTGCGGTTGGATCGGTTCCGTGGCGGCAATCGACGGGCGACGCTGGAGAAGCATCGGTCGAAGCCCGCCGGCGAGACGGCGACGTTCCGCATCACCGGCGAGGGACTGGCCGCAGGTGAGGAGACGTTATAG
- a CDS encoding DUF7563 family protein, which produces MPECQNCGAFVTRDYARVFTPDGVDEPRVCPRCEDMVRDGADVRTARSPRNS; this is translated from the coding sequence ATGCCCGAGTGCCAGAACTGTGGTGCGTTCGTCACCCGTGACTACGCCCGGGTGTTCACCCCCGACGGCGTGGACGAACCTCGTGTGTGTCCTCGCTGTGAAGATATGGTCCGCGACGGCGCGGACGTCCGTACGGCTCGCTCTCCGCGAAATTCGTAG
- a CDS encoding sensor histidine kinase: MAWDPTLYTVVGVSAAVLFFLIVLAGWQYRSEPVSKAFLALISTIGGWILLYAIGLGFTTLDAQLVWQRAALAIGGLVPTLWFLFAVQYTNHETWLTRPVRAIMIIDPLVFGLLTLTNPSHGLIWTDTALVTYGSLHALEFTFGPMYLLHLGYAYVVTPIGFGLLALAAVRSTLYRTQAGLLVLGAVPPLVANGAFSLGIEPAFFPPLDYTPFAFMVTGPFFVLALFRFDLLERVPVAHKRIIADADDGFVVLDEDERVVTANPAAERILGGSVTGRPIRAPVPELADFDPDTFEGRTLTAVVEHTQRTYDLTCSELSDGHGRVVGYVLRFHDVTDRHLYQQRLKVVNRVLRHNLRNRMNVISGWADEVTESDDPEIAAAGERIAETAAGLTQLGEQARLLVETAEDSGHDVRSVAVDAHVTPLIERAREEHPDVRIESAISPGVTVTVPWAKHLTAAVGNLLDNAIKHNDAERPSVRITAEATDGAAPYVHIRVADNGPGIPETEREVLRKGTETPLEHGSGLGLWLVYWIATMSGGEVTFEANEPRGSVVTLALPSGD, encoded by the coding sequence GTGGCTTGGGACCCGACGCTGTACACGGTCGTCGGCGTTTCGGCAGCCGTCCTGTTTTTCCTGATCGTGCTGGCCGGCTGGCAGTACCGGAGCGAGCCGGTGTCGAAGGCGTTTCTCGCTCTCATCTCGACGATCGGTGGGTGGATCCTCCTCTACGCGATTGGACTGGGATTCACGACGCTCGATGCCCAGCTCGTCTGGCAGCGCGCCGCCCTCGCCATCGGTGGGCTCGTCCCAACGCTCTGGTTTCTGTTCGCCGTCCAGTACACGAACCACGAGACGTGGCTCACCCGACCGGTCCGTGCGATCATGATTATCGATCCGCTCGTGTTCGGCCTGTTGACGCTCACGAATCCGTCACACGGACTCATCTGGACGGACACGGCGCTCGTCACCTACGGTTCTCTCCACGCACTCGAGTTCACGTTCGGGCCGATGTACCTCCTCCACCTCGGGTACGCGTACGTCGTAACGCCCATCGGGTTCGGCCTGCTGGCGCTCGCCGCCGTTCGGTCGACGCTGTATCGGACACAGGCCGGCCTGCTCGTTCTCGGGGCCGTCCCGCCGCTCGTGGCGAACGGCGCGTTCTCGCTGGGTATCGAACCGGCCTTCTTTCCGCCACTCGACTACACGCCCTTCGCGTTCATGGTCACTGGTCCCTTCTTCGTACTGGCGCTGTTTCGGTTCGACCTGCTCGAACGCGTTCCCGTCGCACACAAACGAATCATCGCCGACGCCGACGACGGGTTCGTCGTTCTCGACGAGGATGAACGCGTCGTGACGGCGAATCCGGCCGCGGAGCGCATCCTCGGTGGCTCGGTGACGGGACGACCGATTCGGGCACCCGTCCCCGAACTGGCCGACTTCGACCCCGACACGTTCGAGGGACGAACGCTGACGGCGGTGGTCGAACACACGCAACGAACGTACGATCTGACCTGCTCGGAACTGTCGGACGGCCACGGACGGGTCGTGGGATACGTCCTCCGGTTCCATGACGTGACGGACCGACACCTGTACCAACAGCGGCTGAAAGTCGTCAACCGGGTGTTGCGTCACAACCTCCGCAACCGGATGAACGTCATCAGCGGCTGGGCGGACGAAGTGACCGAAAGCGACGATCCGGAGATTGCGGCGGCCGGGGAGCGTATCGCCGAGACGGCGGCGGGATTGACCCAGTTGGGTGAACAGGCCCGGCTACTGGTGGAGACTGCCGAGGATAGCGGTCACGACGTGCGATCCGTCGCCGTCGACGCGCACGTGACTCCCCTGATCGAGCGTGCCCGAGAGGAGCATCCGGACGTGCGCATCGAATCGGCCATCAGTCCGGGTGTGACAGTGACCGTCCCTTGGGCCAAGCACCTCACGGCGGCCGTCGGGAATCTGCTCGACAACGCCATCAAACACAACGACGCCGAACGGCCGTCTGTTCGGATCACTGCCGAAGCGACGGACGGGGCGGCTCCCTACGTCCACATCCGCGTCGCCGACAACGGACCGGGAATCCCGGAAACCGAACGCGAGGTGTTGCGGAAGGGCACGGAAACGCCGTTGGAACACGGAAGCGGGCTAGGACTCTGGCTGGTGTACTGGATCGCGACGATGTCCGGCGGCGAAGTCACGTTCGAAGCGAACGAGCCACGCGGGAGCGTCGTGACACTCGCCCTGCCGTCGGGAGACTAG
- the larC gene encoding nickel pincer cofactor biosynthesis protein LarC — protein MKTLAFDGRMGASGDMLCAALLAAGADPAVLAPVEDALDVHYAVGSTTKAGIAATTVDVVIDGDTSAEADSHDHSHDHSHDHDDGHSHDHSHDHGHTHAEGHGPNRTYAEVVALVEDLDLPPAVERDALAVFRRLGEAEASVHGTDLDDTHFHEVGADDAIADVVGAVLLLDDLAVERVVTTPISAGGGTVEMSHGTYPVPAPAVAEIAAGADWSLRGGPVDRELLTPTGAALLAELADGVDALPPLDVDAVGYGAGDADVPDHPNVLRALVGDGDGGLRRESISVLETNVDDVSPEVLGSLQETLAEAGARDVSIVPTTMKKSRPGHLIKVVVDPADAHAVARRLAEETGTLGVREGSAGHRWIAERAFETATLELDGESHEVRVKIGADTDGRVYDVSAEYDDALAVARETDLSVREVLRRAEARVAESASSPE, from the coding sequence ATGAAGACGCTCGCGTTCGACGGCCGCATGGGAGCGAGCGGCGACATGCTCTGTGCGGCGTTGCTCGCCGCCGGCGCCGATCCGGCCGTCCTCGCCCCCGTCGAAGACGCCCTCGACGTACACTATGCCGTCGGGTCGACGACGAAGGCCGGTATCGCGGCGACGACCGTCGACGTGGTGATCGACGGCGACACGTCTGCCGAAGCGGACAGTCACGACCACTCGCACGATCACTCGCACGACCACGACGACGGACACAGTCACGACCACTCACACGATCACGGCCACACCCACGCCGAAGGCCACGGTCCCAACCGAACCTACGCCGAGGTCGTCGCCCTCGTCGAGGACCTAGATCTCCCGCCGGCCGTCGAACGCGACGCGCTCGCCGTCTTCCGTCGTCTCGGCGAGGCAGAGGCGTCGGTCCACGGCACCGACCTCGACGACACCCACTTCCACGAGGTCGGCGCCGACGACGCCATCGCGGACGTGGTGGGTGCCGTTCTCCTCCTCGACGACCTCGCAGTCGAACGGGTGGTGACGACGCCCATCTCGGCCGGCGGCGGCACGGTCGAGATGAGCCACGGCACCTACCCCGTCCCCGCGCCCGCGGTGGCCGAAATCGCGGCCGGTGCCGACTGGTCGCTCCGCGGCGGCCCCGTCGACCGCGAACTTCTCACTCCCACAGGCGCGGCCCTCCTCGCGGAACTCGCCGACGGCGTCGATGCGCTCCCGCCGCTCGACGTGGACGCCGTCGGCTACGGCGCCGGCGACGCCGACGTACCCGATCACCCCAACGTCCTCCGAGCGCTCGTCGGCGACGGCGACGGCGGCCTGCGCCGGGAGTCCATCTCGGTATTGGAAACCAACGTCGACGACGTGAGCCCCGAAGTGCTCGGCAGTCTGCAGGAGACGCTCGCCGAGGCGGGCGCGCGCGACGTGTCTATCGTCCCGACGACGATGAAGAAGTCTCGGCCGGGCCACCTGATCAAGGTGGTCGTCGACCCCGCCGACGCCCACGCCGTCGCTCGCCGCCTCGCGGAGGAGACGGGGACGCTCGGCGTGCGCGAGGGGAGTGCCGGCCACCGCTGGATCGCCGAGCGAGCCTTCGAGACGGCGACGCTCGAACTCGACGGCGAGTCCCACGAGGTGCGGGTGAAGATCGGCGCCGACACCGATGGCCGGGTCTACGACGTGAGCGCCGAGTACGACGACGCGCTGGCGGTCGCTCGGGAGACCGACCTGTCGGTGCGCGAGGTGCTGCGGCGGGCGGAGGCGAGGGTCGCGGAGTCGGCGTCGTCGCCGGAGTAA
- a CDS encoding RidA family protein — translation MDREHVSSGTEWESTVGYSRAVRTGDEIHVSGTTATDEDGAVVAPGDPYAQTVRAIENVADALAALDASLSDVVRTRLFVTDIDDWEEIGRAHGEFFDTVRPATTMVQVERLIDPAMLVEVEAIARL, via the coding sequence ATGGACCGTGAACACGTCTCGTCCGGTACCGAGTGGGAATCGACCGTCGGCTACTCCCGCGCCGTTCGCACTGGCGACGAGATCCACGTCTCCGGAACCACCGCGACGGACGAGGACGGGGCGGTCGTCGCACCCGGCGACCCCTACGCCCAGACCGTGCGGGCCATCGAGAACGTCGCGGACGCGCTGGCGGCACTCGACGCGTCGCTGTCGGACGTGGTGCGAACCCGTCTGTTCGTCACCGACATCGACGACTGGGAGGAGATCGGGCGTGCCCACGGCGAGTTCTTCGACACCGTACGTCCGGCGACGACGATGGTGCAGGTCGAGCGGTTGATCGATCCCGCGATGCTCGTGGAGGTGGAGGCAATTGCCCGCCTCTAA